The sequence AGTACCTGAAGCCCTACGAAGAGGATGTCGAGCTCGAGGCCGCGGAAGGCGCGGAACCGGATATCGACGCCCTCAAGCGGCGCGAGGATGAGCGCCACCGGGCCCTGCAGGAGGTCCTGGACCAGATCCTGCCCGAGGCCTTTGCCGTAGTGCGCGAGGCGGGCCGGCGCACCCTGAACATGCGGCACTTCGACGTACAGCTGGTCGGCGGCATGGTGCTCCACCAGGGCAAGATCTCGGAAATGAAGACCGGCGAAGGAAAAACGCTGGTCGCCACCCTGCCCGTCTACCTGAACGCGCTCTCGGGGCGGGGTGTGCACGTGGTCACGGTGAACGACTACCTGGCCAAGCGCGACGCCGAGTGGATGGGCAAGATCTACAACTTCCTCGGCCTGACCGTGGGCGTGATCGTGCACGAGCTGGACGACGACGAGCGCCGCGAGGCCTACGCCGCCGACGTCACCTACGGCACCAACAACGAGTTCGGCTTCGATTACCTGCGCGACAACATGAAGTTCGACCTCAAGGACTGCGTGCAGCGCGGGCATAACTACGCCATCGTGGACGAGGTGGACTCCATCCTGATCGACGAGGCGCGCACTCCGCTCATCATCTCCGGGGCCGCCGACGAGTCCACCGACAAGTACGCGCGCGTGGACCGCATCATCCCCAAGCTGGAGCGCGGCGAGGAGATCAAGGGGCAGGCGGGTGAGCCGCCCACCTACACCGGCGATTACACGGTGGACGAGAAGCACAAGAACACGCTCATCACCGACCAGGGCTGGGAGAAGGTGGAGCGGATGCTGGGCGTCAACAACATCGCCGACCCGGAGAACTGGGACCTGAAGCACCACGTCGAGACCGCGGTGAAGGCGCACGCCCTCTACCGCCGCGACGTGGATTACGTGATCAAGGACGGCGAAGTCGTCATCGTGGACGAGTTCACCGGGCGGCTGATGCCGGGGCGGCGCTGGTCCGACGGCCTGCACCAGGCCATCGAGGCCAAGGAGCGGGTCAAGATCGAGCGCGAGAACCAGACCCTGGCCACCGTCACTTTCCAGAATTATTTCCGCATGTACAAGAAGCTGGCTGGCATGACCGGCACCGCGGAGACGGAAGCGCCGGAATTCGACAAGATCTACAAGCTGGAAGTGATGGTCATTCCCACCAACCGGGACTTGATCCGCATCGAGAACGCCGACATCGTGTACCGCACGGTGCGGGAGAAGTACTTCGCGGCAGCGGACGAGATCAAGGCCTTCGCCGACCGCGGGCAGCCGGTGCTGGTGGGCACCACCTCCATCGAAAAATCGGAGGTCCTGTCGGACCTGCTGAAGAAGAAGGGCGTGAAGCACTTCGTGCTCAACGCCAAGCTGCACGAGAAGGAAGCCGAGATCGTGGCCCAGGCGGGACGCAAGGGGATGATCACCATCGCCACCAACATGGCCGGCCGCGGCACCGACATCCTGCTGGGCGGCAACCCCGAGTTCATGGCCAAGCAGGAGTGCTTCAAGAAAGGCCTGGCCCAGCCCATCAAGACCGCGGCTGGCATCGTGGGGCGGACCTCGCTGCCCGAGGGCGTGACCTCGTGGTACTACCAGGGCCAGGAATACCAGGTCCCGGCCGACAAGTGGAGCGACATCTACGGCAAGTACAAGGCGGAGTGCGACGCCGAGCACGAGGAGGTGGTCGCGCTGGGCGGGCTGCACATCCTGGGCACCGAACGGCACGAGGCGCGGCGCATCGACAACCAGCTGCGCGGGCGCGCCGGCCGCCAGGGCGATCCCGGCAGCTCCCGCTTCTACCTGTCGCTGGAAGACGACCTGATGCGCATCTTCGCCAAGGAGTGGGTGTCAAACCTGCTCCAGCGGCTGGGGATGGAAGAGGGCGTGCCCATCGAGTCGCGGCTGATCACGCGGCGCATCGAGGCGGCGCAGAAGGCGGTCGAGGCGCAGAACTTCGAGGCCCGCAAGCACCTGCTCGAGTACGACGACGTCATGAACAAGCAGCGCCAGGCGGTGTACGGCCTGCGCACCCGGCTGCTGGAGGGCGTGGACCAGAAAGACCTGATCCTGGAAGACTACGTCTCCGGCATCCTGGCCGAGCTGCTCGACGAACATGTCCCCCGCGACAAGCACGCCGACGAATGGAACGTCGAGGGCCTCAAGCAGCAGGTCTTCACCCGCTTCGGCGTCGATATCGTCGCGGAAGGCGTCGACCCCAACGTTCTCAACCGGCAGGAGCTGGGCGACGCTATCTTCGAGAAGCTCAAGCAGCGCTAC comes from Terriglobales bacterium and encodes:
- the secA gene encoding preprotein translocase subunit SecA produces the protein MFNKIAAKIFGTKNERELKRLMPRVTEINALEAEMQKLSDAQLRAKTEEFRARIAEYLKPYEEDVELEAAEGAEPDIDALKRREDERHRALQEVLDQILPEAFAVVREAGRRTLNMRHFDVQLVGGMVLHQGKISEMKTGEGKTLVATLPVYLNALSGRGVHVVTVNDYLAKRDAEWMGKIYNFLGLTVGVIVHELDDDERREAYAADVTYGTNNEFGFDYLRDNMKFDLKDCVQRGHNYAIVDEVDSILIDEARTPLIISGAADESTDKYARVDRIIPKLERGEEIKGQAGEPPTYTGDYTVDEKHKNTLITDQGWEKVERMLGVNNIADPENWDLKHHVETAVKAHALYRRDVDYVIKDGEVVIVDEFTGRLMPGRRWSDGLHQAIEAKERVKIERENQTLATVTFQNYFRMYKKLAGMTGTAETEAPEFDKIYKLEVMVIPTNRDLIRIENADIVYRTVREKYFAAADEIKAFADRGQPVLVGTTSIEKSEVLSDLLKKKGVKHFVLNAKLHEKEAEIVAQAGRKGMITIATNMAGRGTDILLGGNPEFMAKQECFKKGLAQPIKTAAGIVGRTSLPEGVTSWYYQGQEYQVPADKWSDIYGKYKAECDAEHEEVVALGGLHILGTERHEARRIDNQLRGRAGRQGDPGSSRFYLSLEDDLMRIFAKEWVSNLLQRLGMEEGVPIESRLITRRIEAAQKAVEAQNFEARKHLLEYDDVMNKQRQAVYGLRTRLLEGVDQKDLILEDYVSGILAELLDEHVPRDKHADEWNVEGLKQQVFTRFGVDIVAEGVDPNVLNRQELGDAIFEKLKQRYEAKERLISSEAMRYHERMIMLSVLDGKWKDHLLDMDHLREGIGLRGYGQHDPLVEYKRESFDMFEQMMARFQEETVRYLYLMQVVEAPQRPAPEAAPAEVQPEVPAESRRRISTTIDDIEAEFQRKKKKELADARLAGGGDGQPIQQRRSAGSKVGRNDPCPCGSGKKYKKCHGTAA